The following are encoded together in the Primulina tabacum isolate GXHZ01 chromosome 18, ASM2559414v2, whole genome shotgun sequence genome:
- the LOC142533300 gene encoding uncharacterized protein LOC142533300 — protein MVVKMMNWRRPSSKKFVANITVHQLTGLKSSPQPQDPPRFSVEIKWKGSKGNALTSLRRSVRRNFTKEEIIREEDGVVEWNEEFQSVCNLSICKDGVFHPWEVSFTVFNGSKQDSKNRASIFATASLNLADFATTAAKHGSELNVPLAICGDTVCSITSSLSLSIFLLELKNLEETSETTSRSMFSFPRSPCYGEVISQDKEELTNLRTGSKKANTFNGMFAQRGKRTGHEEEVSDGRSSIKSEDAEFTFPLETESSDDSDERESKEVKDVSFVRKSFSYGTLAHANHAGVSKYSNTSGSEDEDWIYFSHRNSDVGQVYSGDSDASKPDKSPPHGFKNRLLPWRKRKLSFRSPKVKGEPLLKNYYGEEGGDDIDFDRRQLGSSDETTFEKQKTEEDSVADQPSPCVFGEDNFAVGVWEDKEIVSRDGLKKLKTQVFFASIDQRSERAAGESACTALVAVIADWLQSNHDEMPIKSQLDSLIREGSLEWRNLCENVTYQERFPDKHFDLETVLEAEVRSLSVVPEKSFVGFFHPDGLEDKGFDFLQGAMSFDSIWDEICICASKNDTSSNDPLLYIISWNDHFFVLKIEHDCFYVIDTLGERLFEGCNQAFILKYDKDTTIYQIEKEAQKSDEKSEKDDDTPRNDDDEESSMLCMGKDSCKEYIKSFLAAIPIRELEDDLKKGLVASTSIHHRLQIEFHFTRCLPIVKTESPPVLSLAPTESDESQSYIVI, from the exons ATGGTGGTGAAGATGATGAACTGGAGGCGGCCCTCGTCCAAGAAATTCGTAGCCAATATTACGGTTCATCAACTCACAGGCCTCAAATCATCACCACAACCCCAAGATCCTCCGAGATTTTCAGTTGAAATAAAGTGGAAAGGTTCAAAGGGAAATGCTTTGACTTCATTGAGAAGAAGCGTGAGGAGGAATTTCACAAAAGAGGAGATAATAAGAGAAGAAGATGGGGTTGTTGAGTGGAATGAGGAGTTTCAAAGTGTTTGCAATTTGTCCATTTGCAAGGATGGTGTCTTTCATCCATGGGAGGTTTCGTTTACAGTTTTCAAT gGTTCAAAACAGGATTCAAAGAACAGGGCCTCTATTTTCGCCACTGCATCTCTGAACCTTGCTGACTTTGCCACTACAGCTGCAAAACATGGCAGTGAACTTAACGTCCCTCTGGCGATATGCGGCGACACGGTTTGCAGTATTACATCATCTCTTTCG CTGTCAATTTTCCTTCTAGAATTGAAGAATCTCGAGGAAACTTCTGAAACGACCTCGAGATCAATGTTTTCGTTTCCTCGATCCCCTTGTTATGGAGAGGTCATTTCACAGGACAAAGAGGAGCTAACTAATCTTAGGACGGGTTCAAAAAAAGCAAATACCTTTAACGGGATGTTTGCACAAAGAGGTAAAAGGACCGGTCATGAAGAGGAAGTCAGTGATGGAAGGAGCTCAATTAAAAGCGAGGACGCCGAGTTTACTTTCCCACTTGAAACTGAATCATCCGATGATTCCGATGAAAGGGAATCTAAGGAAGTAAAAGATGTCTCTTTTGTTCGAAAATCGTTCAGCTATGGAACATTGGCCCATGCAAATCATGCTGGTGTTTCAAAATACTCGAACACAAGCGGTAGTGAAGATGAGGACTGGATCTACTTTAGCCATCGTAACTCAGACGTGGGGCAAGTATATTCCGGGGATTCTGATGCATCAAAGCCAGATAAGTCACCGCCACATGGTTTCAAGAACAGGCTTCTACCCTGGAGGAAAAGGAAGTTAAGCTTCAGATCCCCAAAAGTTAAAGGAGAGCCATTGTTGAAAAATTATTACGGAGAGGAAGGAGGAGATGACATTGACTTTGATCGTCGACAACTTGGCTCTTCGGATGAAACCACTTTTGAG AAGCAAAAAACTGAAGAAGATTCAGTTGCGGATCAGCCATCCCCGTGTGTATTTGGAGAAGACAATTTTGCTGTTGGTGTATGGGAGGATAAGGAGATCGTCAGCCGCGATGGGTTAAAGAAGTTGAAAACTCAAGTTTTCTTTGCTTCAATTGACCAGAGGAGCGAACGAGCAGCTGGTGAAAGTGCATGCACAGCCCTCGTAGCAGTGATTGCCGACTGGTTACAGTCCAACCACGATGAAATGCCGATTAAATCCCAACTCGACAGCCTGATCCGTGAAGGTTCACTCGAGTGGAGGAATCTCTGTGAGAATGTGACTTATCAAGAAAGGTTCCCCGACAAGCATTTTGATCTCGAGACGGTCCTCGAGGCTGAAGTTCGCTCACTTTCTGTTGTACCCGAAAAATCCTTTGTCGGGTTTTTCCACCCGGATGGACTAGAGGACAAAGGGTTTGATTTCCTCCAAGGGGCAATGTCGTTTGACAGCATATGGGACGAGATATGCATTTGTGCTTCAAAAAACGACACTTCCTCCAACGACCCCTTACTCTATATCATCAGTTGGAACGACCATTTCTTTGTACTGAAGATTGAACACGATTGTTTCTACGTCATCGACACTCTGGGCGAGAGGCTTTTCGAGGGCTGCAACCAAGCCTTTATCTTGAAGTATGATAAAGATACAACTATATATCAGATTGAAAAGGAGGCCCAAAAATCAGATGAAAAATCCGAAAAAGACGACGACACTCCAAGAAACGACGATGACGAGGAATCATCGATGTTATGTATGGGTAAAGATTCGTGCAAGGAGTACATCAAGAGCTTCTTGGCTGCTATTCCGATCAGGGAGCTGGAAGATGATCTGAAAAAGGGATTGGTTGCATCGACGAGCATTCATCACCGGCTGCAAATCGAATTCCATTTCACTAGGTGCTTGCCGATAGTAAAAACAGAATCACCACCAGTGTTATCATTAGCACCAACTGAATCTGATGAATCTCAAAGTTACATTGTAATCTAA
- the LOC142532838 gene encoding uncharacterized protein LOC142532838 isoform X2: MTDTYHLQFFFLVPSSLMRNLIRASIRPIYSEPIFNPLPRFIPFSFKFRYTKSGKLQGEIMEHVVFDGAEVMVGDPQFLQRKISAVRFESPAKLQVIADFDATLTKYRIHGQRGQSSHGILRQGNPEYDLKRQNLYDYYHPLEIDPTIPLDEKAKLMEEWWEKTHGLLIEGGLTFDAIRSSVANSKIAFRDGVIELFEILEKSNVPVLIFSAGLADIIQEVLRQKLHRSFDNVKIVSNRMVFDQSGNLVSFKGKTIHVLNKNEHAIDMAGLVHGQLGDPNGITNDASSVKLRTNVLLLGDHIGDLGMSDGLNYNTRISVGFLNDNIESSRDTYRESFDVVYMNDAPMWGVVKLASQLCSPVSD; the protein is encoded by the exons ATGACCGACACATATCATTTACAGTTCTTCTTCCTAGTTCCTTCCTCTCTCATGAGAAATCTGATTCGCGCTTCAATTCGTCCAATTTACTCTGAACCAATTTTCAATCCGCTGCCTCGATTTATTCCTTTCTCCTTCAAGTTCAG ATACACCAAGAGTGGAAAACTTCAAGGTGAAATCATGGAGCATGTTGTGTTTGACGGCGCTGAAGTAATGGTGGGTGACCCTCAGTTTCTTCAGAGAAAAATATCCGCTGTTCGATTTGAGAGTCCAGCAAAGCTTCag GTTATTGCTGATTTTGATGCTACTCTAACAAAATACAGGATCCATGGACAGAGAGGGCAAA GTAGTCATGGAATTCTGCGGCAGGGGAATCCTGAATATGATCTCAAGAGGCAAAACTTATATGATTATTATCATCCTTTAGAAATCGACCCCACAATTCCACTTGATGAGAAAGCCAAACTCATGGAAGAGTG GTGGGAGAAAACCCACGGTCTTCTTATTGAGGGAGGACTCACTTTTGATGCAATAAGGAGCTCTGTGGCTAATTCCAAGATTGCTTTCAGGGATGGTGTTATTGAactttttgaaattttggag AAGAGCAATGTTCCTGTCCTTATATTTTCTGCTGGCCTTGCGGATATAATTCAAGAG GTGCTGAGACAGAAACTTCATAGGTCTTTTGATAATGTTAAAATTGTATCCAACCGAATGGTTTTCGATCAGAGTGGCAACCTTGTGTCATTTAAAG GGAAAACAATCCATGTACTGAATAAGAATGAGCATGCGATTGATATGGCTGGGCTTGTCCATGGTCAATTAGGTGACCCAAATGGAATTACAAATGATGCGTCCTCTGTGAAATTGAGAACGAATGTGCTACTTCTGGGTGATCACATTGGAGATTTGGGAATGTCTGATGGATTGAACTACAATACAAGAATATCTGTGGGATTCCT GAATGATAACATTGAGAGCTCTCGTGATACCTACCGTGAATCATTTGACGTGGTGTATATG AATGATGCACCAATGTGGGGAGTTGTGAAACTTGCTTCCCAGCTTTGTTCACCTGTAAGTGATTGA
- the LOC142532838 gene encoding uncharacterized protein LOC142532838 isoform X1: MTDTYHLQFFFLVPSSLMRNLIRASIRPIYSEPIFNPLPRFIPFSFKFRRYTKSGKLQGEIMEHVVFDGAEVMVGDPQFLQRKISAVRFESPAKLQVIADFDATLTKYRIHGQRGQSSHGILRQGNPEYDLKRQNLYDYYHPLEIDPTIPLDEKAKLMEEWWEKTHGLLIEGGLTFDAIRSSVANSKIAFRDGVIELFEILEKSNVPVLIFSAGLADIIQEVLRQKLHRSFDNVKIVSNRMVFDQSGNLVSFKGKTIHVLNKNEHAIDMAGLVHGQLGDPNGITNDASSVKLRTNVLLLGDHIGDLGMSDGLNYNTRISVGFLNDNIESSRDTYRESFDVVYMNDAPMWGVVKLASQLCSPVSD; encoded by the exons ATGACCGACACATATCATTTACAGTTCTTCTTCCTAGTTCCTTCCTCTCTCATGAGAAATCTGATTCGCGCTTCAATTCGTCCAATTTACTCTGAACCAATTTTCAATCCGCTGCCTCGATTTATTCCTTTCTCCTTCAAGTTCAG AAGATACACCAAGAGTGGAAAACTTCAAGGTGAAATCATGGAGCATGTTGTGTTTGACGGCGCTGAAGTAATGGTGGGTGACCCTCAGTTTCTTCAGAGAAAAATATCCGCTGTTCGATTTGAGAGTCCAGCAAAGCTTCag GTTATTGCTGATTTTGATGCTACTCTAACAAAATACAGGATCCATGGACAGAGAGGGCAAA GTAGTCATGGAATTCTGCGGCAGGGGAATCCTGAATATGATCTCAAGAGGCAAAACTTATATGATTATTATCATCCTTTAGAAATCGACCCCACAATTCCACTTGATGAGAAAGCCAAACTCATGGAAGAGTG GTGGGAGAAAACCCACGGTCTTCTTATTGAGGGAGGACTCACTTTTGATGCAATAAGGAGCTCTGTGGCTAATTCCAAGATTGCTTTCAGGGATGGTGTTATTGAactttttgaaattttggag AAGAGCAATGTTCCTGTCCTTATATTTTCTGCTGGCCTTGCGGATATAATTCAAGAG GTGCTGAGACAGAAACTTCATAGGTCTTTTGATAATGTTAAAATTGTATCCAACCGAATGGTTTTCGATCAGAGTGGCAACCTTGTGTCATTTAAAG GGAAAACAATCCATGTACTGAATAAGAATGAGCATGCGATTGATATGGCTGGGCTTGTCCATGGTCAATTAGGTGACCCAAATGGAATTACAAATGATGCGTCCTCTGTGAAATTGAGAACGAATGTGCTACTTCTGGGTGATCACATTGGAGATTTGGGAATGTCTGATGGATTGAACTACAATACAAGAATATCTGTGGGATTCCT GAATGATAACATTGAGAGCTCTCGTGATACCTACCGTGAATCATTTGACGTGGTGTATATG AATGATGCACCAATGTGGGGAGTTGTGAAACTTGCTTCCCAGCTTTGTTCACCTGTAAGTGATTGA
- the LOC142532838 gene encoding uncharacterized protein LOC142532838 isoform X3 — MEHVVFDGAEVMVGDPQFLQRKISAVRFESPAKLQVIADFDATLTKYRIHGQRGQSSHGILRQGNPEYDLKRQNLYDYYHPLEIDPTIPLDEKAKLMEEWWEKTHGLLIEGGLTFDAIRSSVANSKIAFRDGVIELFEILEKSNVPVLIFSAGLADIIQEVLRQKLHRSFDNVKIVSNRMVFDQSGNLVSFKGKTIHVLNKNEHAIDMAGLVHGQLGDPNGITNDASSVKLRTNVLLLGDHIGDLGMSDGLNYNTRISVGFLNDNIESSRDTYRESFDVVYMNDAPMWGVVKLASQLCSPVSD; from the exons ATGGAGCATGTTGTGTTTGACGGCGCTGAAGTAATGGTGGGTGACCCTCAGTTTCTTCAGAGAAAAATATCCGCTGTTCGATTTGAGAGTCCAGCAAAGCTTCag GTTATTGCTGATTTTGATGCTACTCTAACAAAATACAGGATCCATGGACAGAGAGGGCAAA GTAGTCATGGAATTCTGCGGCAGGGGAATCCTGAATATGATCTCAAGAGGCAAAACTTATATGATTATTATCATCCTTTAGAAATCGACCCCACAATTCCACTTGATGAGAAAGCCAAACTCATGGAAGAGTG GTGGGAGAAAACCCACGGTCTTCTTATTGAGGGAGGACTCACTTTTGATGCAATAAGGAGCTCTGTGGCTAATTCCAAGATTGCTTTCAGGGATGGTGTTATTGAactttttgaaattttggag AAGAGCAATGTTCCTGTCCTTATATTTTCTGCTGGCCTTGCGGATATAATTCAAGAG GTGCTGAGACAGAAACTTCATAGGTCTTTTGATAATGTTAAAATTGTATCCAACCGAATGGTTTTCGATCAGAGTGGCAACCTTGTGTCATTTAAAG GGAAAACAATCCATGTACTGAATAAGAATGAGCATGCGATTGATATGGCTGGGCTTGTCCATGGTCAATTAGGTGACCCAAATGGAATTACAAATGATGCGTCCTCTGTGAAATTGAGAACGAATGTGCTACTTCTGGGTGATCACATTGGAGATTTGGGAATGTCTGATGGATTGAACTACAATACAAGAATATCTGTGGGATTCCT GAATGATAACATTGAGAGCTCTCGTGATACCTACCGTGAATCATTTGACGTGGTGTATATG AATGATGCACCAATGTGGGGAGTTGTGAAACTTGCTTCCCAGCTTTGTTCACCTGTAAGTGATTGA
- the LOC142533195 gene encoding uncharacterized protein LOC142533195 yields MKEVKGKLMKKFQTIKEIGYLKTERILQVNVLDYGFYNSKLITGPAAGSPLMTIQKEPVNQLSDDKFQLQESDIVEVSELMKGLDNQKLEFAGDSDDKEHIRPEMDRKLNDSKENSRLINTWRSKVEILDDNELREVEREIVPLSEIDVSSFRRPDLDSRTLFDPRLLAAFEMAVMEVKALEAERRSRNMLKIFQENDGIEQPPIKSRKLDETTDSLDEFEEKCPPGGSNSVVLYTTGLRGIRKTFEDCRRIRSLLENLRILFFERDISMHSEFKEELWVILGAKEVPPRLFIKGRYIGGAELVSSLHELGKLRPLFEGIPTDRSEGPCEGCGGIRFVVCFNCNGSHKIMVERCFEAIICSECNENGVIICPFCC; encoded by the coding sequence atgaaagaagTGAAAGGGAAGCTGATGAAGAAGTTTCAAACAATCAAGGAAATTGGGTACTTGAAAACTGAAAGAATCCTTCAGGTAAATGTGTTAGATTATGGTTTTTATAACTCGAAGTTGATTACGGGTCCCGCAGCGGGTTCGCCTTTGATGACCATTCAGAAAGAACCTGTAAACCAGCTATCTGATGACAAGTTTCAACTTCAAGAATCTGATATCGTTGAGGTATCAGAGCTGATGAAAGGCCTTGATAATCAAAAATTGGAATTTGCAGGTGATAGTGATGATAAAGAACATATCAGGCCGGAAATGGATAGAAAGCTAAATGATTCGAAAGAAAATTCGAGGTTAATCAATACATGGAGGTCCAAAGTTGAGATCTTGGATGACAATGAACTCCGAGAAGTGGAGAGGGAAATAGTCCCTTTATCAGAGATTGACGTGTCGTCTTTCAGGCGGCCAGATTTGGATTCGAGGACCCTTTTCGATCCCAGACTTCTTGCAGCTTTTGAGATGGCGGTTATGGAAGTTAAGGCCCTAGAGGCCGAGAGGAGATCAAGAAATATGTTGAAAATCTTCCAAGAAAATGATGGTATCGAACAACCCCCAATAAAATCCCGAAAATTGGACGAAACCACCGATTCCCTAGATGAATTTGAAGAGAAATGCCCGCCAGGGGGGAGCAACTCAGTCGTTCTTTACACAACCGGCCTAAGAGGGATACGGAAAACATTCGAGGACTGCCGTAGGATCAGATCATTGTTAGAAAACCTTAGAATCTTGTTCTTCGAGAGAGACATATCGATGCATTCGGAGTTTAAGGAAGAACTGTGGGTCATTTTGGGTGCTAAAGAAGTTCCCCCAAGATTGTTTATAAAGGGAAGATACATTGGAGGAGCTGAACTAGTGTCGTCATTGCATGAATTAGGCAAACTTAGACCACTTTTTGAAGGGATTCCAACTGATAGGAGTGAAGGGCCTTGTGAAGGTTGTGGTGGGATAAGGTTCGTTGTGTGTTTTAATTGCAATGGCAGCCATAAAATAATGGTCGAAAGATGTTTTGAGGCAATAATTTGCTCAGAATGTAATGAAAATGGGGTGATTATATGCCCATTTTGCTGTTGA
- the LOC142533755 gene encoding vacuolar protein sorting-associated protein 60.1-like isoform X2 — translation MMRVFGAKKDKEPQPSLQEFSDRINKRGDSIDEKIKKLDAELARYKDQIKKTRPGPAQEAIKARATRVLKQKRIYEGQRDMLYNRTFNLDQVAFAADGIKDAQQTNLQDEMLDLMDVSNEIQEPMMYLMRSMRMNSCVAVDELGLFSVP, via the exons ATGATGCGAGTTTTTGGTGCGAAGAAAGACAAAGAACCACAACCATCACTTCAAGAATTCTCCGACCGG ATAAATAAAAGAGGTGACTCCATTGACGAGAAGATAAAGAAACTTGATGCTGAACTTGCTAGATACAAAGATCAGATCAAGAAAACTCGACCTGGTCCAGCACAAGAAGCCATCAAAGCTAGAGCCACGAGGGTTCTCAAGCAAAAGAGAAT ATATGAAGGTCAACGCGATATGCTATACAATCGGACATTCAACCTAGATCAAGTTGCCTTTGCTGCGGATGGAATCAAAGAtgcccaacaaaca AACTTACAAGATGAAATGTTGGACCTCATGGATGTGAGCAATGAAATCCAAGAGCCTATGATGTACCTGATGAGATCAATGAGGATGAACTCTTGTGTG GCTGTGGATGAACTAGGATTATTTTCTGTTCCTTAA
- the LOC142533755 gene encoding vacuolar protein sorting-associated protein 60.1-like isoform X4 produces MMRVFGAKKDKEPQPSLQEFSDRINKRGDSIDEKIKKLDAELARYKDQIKKTRPGPAQEAIKARATRVLKQKRIYEGQRDMLYNRTFNLDQVAFAADGIKDAQQTMSALKSANKDLKGMMKNENS; encoded by the exons ATGATGCGAGTTTTTGGTGCGAAGAAAGACAAAGAACCACAACCATCACTTCAAGAATTCTCCGACCGG ATAAATAAAAGAGGTGACTCCATTGACGAGAAGATAAAGAAACTTGATGCTGAACTTGCTAGATACAAAGATCAGATCAAGAAAACTCGACCTGGTCCAGCACAAGAAGCCATCAAAGCTAGAGCCACGAGGGTTCTCAAGCAAAAGAGAAT ATATGAAGGTCAACGCGATATGCTATACAATCGGACATTCAACCTAGATCAAGTTGCCTTTGCTGCGGATGGAATCAAAGAtgcccaacaaaca ATGTCTGCTTTGAAGTCGGCGAATAAAGATCTCAAAGGAATGATGAAGAATGAAAATTCATAG
- the LOC142533755 gene encoding vacuolar protein sorting-associated protein 60.1-like isoform X3 has protein sequence MMRVFGAKKDKEPQPSLQEFSDRINKRGDSIDEKIKKLDAELARYKDQIKKTRPGPAQEAIKARATRVLKQKRIYEGQRDMLYNRTFNLDQVAFAADGIKDAQQTFPTGKSSRLVGRSLFCNVIGNCCLPP, from the exons ATGATGCGAGTTTTTGGTGCGAAGAAAGACAAAGAACCACAACCATCACTTCAAGAATTCTCCGACCGG ATAAATAAAAGAGGTGACTCCATTGACGAGAAGATAAAGAAACTTGATGCTGAACTTGCTAGATACAAAGATCAGATCAAGAAAACTCGACCTGGTCCAGCACAAGAAGCCATCAAAGCTAGAGCCACGAGGGTTCTCAAGCAAAAGAGAAT ATATGAAGGTCAACGCGATATGCTATACAATCGGACATTCAACCTAGATCAAGTTGCCTTTGCTGCGGATGGAATCAAAGAtgcccaacaaaca TTCCCCACAGGGAAAAGTTCAAGACTTGTGGGGCGGAGCTTATTCTGTAACGTGATTGGAAACTGCTGCCTACCTCCTTAG
- the LOC142533755 gene encoding vacuolar protein sorting-associated protein 60.1-like isoform X1, whose protein sequence is MMRVFGAKKDKEPQPSLQEFSDRINKRGDSIDEKIKKLDAELARYKDQIKKTRPGPAQEAIKARATRVLKQKRIYEGQRDMLYNRTFNLDQVAFAADGIKDAQQTVCFRDLPFAIFSVTTPCQNAHSVHSHFPMVVARKIKSLLFNFQICVLLKSNVIDICIIDCVV, encoded by the exons ATGATGCGAGTTTTTGGTGCGAAGAAAGACAAAGAACCACAACCATCACTTCAAGAATTCTCCGACCGG ATAAATAAAAGAGGTGACTCCATTGACGAGAAGATAAAGAAACTTGATGCTGAACTTGCTAGATACAAAGATCAGATCAAGAAAACTCGACCTGGTCCAGCACAAGAAGCCATCAAAGCTAGAGCCACGAGGGTTCTCAAGCAAAAGAGAAT ATATGAAGGTCAACGCGATATGCTATACAATCGGACATTCAACCTAGATCAAGTTGCCTTTGCTGCGGATGGAATCAAAGAtgcccaacaaacagtatgTTTTAGAGATCTTCCATTTGCTATCTTCTCCGTGACGACTCCATGTCAAAATGCACATTCAGTCCATTCCCATTTTCCCATGGTTGTTGccaggaaaattaaatcattattgtTCAATTTTCAGATATGCGTTTTGTTGAAGTCGAATGTCATAGATATCTGTATTATAGACTGTGTTGTTTAA